The following are encoded in a window of Shewanella psychrotolerans genomic DNA:
- a CDS encoding VC2046/SO_2500 family protein → MRTNQLLINEANLGTRLNQAVTSDRRGEFGLLLAMLSIDARDMAQFHLQSPTEESKCQLRDKFELAEEQPLVANMVEEAVVDNSPQFHSAGLTNFHLHQYLKPEALVIRGSDSLEMSKVLANCDQVTRSRYRGLIEPQAMIGDYLHFGDQLVAQRAMAEILA, encoded by the coding sequence ATGCGAACCAATCAGTTATTAATCAATGAAGCCAATTTAGGCACCCGACTTAACCAAGCTGTCACTTCAGACAGACGGGGAGAGTTTGGCTTGTTGTTGGCTATGTTATCGATTGATGCGCGTGATATGGCGCAGTTTCATCTTCAATCACCGACGGAAGAGAGCAAATGCCAGTTAAGAGATAAATTTGAACTTGCGGAGGAGCAGCCCTTAGTTGCCAATATGGTGGAAGAGGCCGTTGTTGATAATAGTCCTCAGTTTCACTCGGCAGGCCTGACTAATTTTCATCTACACCAGTACCTAAAACCCGAAGCCTTAGTGATAAGGGGAAGTGATTCACTTGAGATGAGTAAAGTGCTTGCTAATTGCGATCAGGTGACACGATCTCGTTATCGAGGCCTGATTGAACCTCAAGCGATGATCGGTGACTATTTACACTTTGGCGACCAATTGGTTGCTCAGCGCGCAATGGCAGAGATTTTGGCATAG
- a CDS encoding DUF406 family protein, with protein MKNIEKGQSALVNDTCTDCGSYADIGAVIDEHDTVLVIEKHGADALAEVESLANAAKVRFDAVQAEIVDIVDGQQLSLTFAFSAEKMIFQLQNNL; from the coding sequence ATGAAAAATATTGAAAAAGGGCAATCAGCACTGGTGAATGATACATGTACAGATTGCGGCAGTTACGCTGATATCGGTGCTGTCATAGATGAACACGATACTGTGCTCGTGATAGAGAAACATGGCGCGGATGCTCTTGCTGAGGTCGAATCATTAGCTAATGCAGCCAAGGTAAGGTTTGATGCTGTTCAAGCTGAAATTGTCGATATAGTGGATGGCCAGCAATTATCGTTAACATTTGCATTTAGCGCAGAAAAAATGATTTTTCAGTTACAAAACAACCTGTGA